A region from the Rosa rugosa chromosome 6, drRosRugo1.1, whole genome shotgun sequence genome encodes:
- the LOC133716788 gene encoding uncharacterized protein LOC133716788: MGNFAGKDKGVVHPVDENEGEDRTPSPNSLMRIKVRMTKRQLKELMAQVETNKLSHGNSEELGSAILLECLEGRLSARVVAAAAERDQKVSKYERGWMLSTVSEEEEEHQHLL; encoded by the coding sequence ATGGGAAACTTTGCTGGGAAGGACAAGGGTGTGGTGCATCCGGTTGATGAAAATGAAGGAGAAGACAGAACGCCGTCGCCGAACAGTTTGATGAGAATTAAGGTGCGTATGACTAAGAGACAACTCAAGGAGTTGATGGCGCAGGTGGAAACGAACAAACTAAGTCACGGGAACTCGGAGGAGCTAGGCAGCGCGATCCTGCTGGAATGCTTGGAAGGTAGGCTTAGCGCTCGTGTTGTTGCCGCTGCTGCTGAGAGAGATCAGAAGGTGTCAAAATACGAACGGGGTTGGATGTTGAGCACCGTttctgaggaagaagaagaacatcAACATCTGTTGTGA
- the LOC133713916 gene encoding probable LRR receptor-like serine/threonine-protein kinase At3g47570: MLSLLRLRSAIAYAGRRYLRVNLLPVSYSALSDATDGFSSRNLIGVGSFGSIYKVALVTPFDGTYLFLAKYDRVHLVAVKVFNLSRHGASRSFITERDMFRNIRHRIVVKIVTACSHVDFYENEFKALVYQYMEKGSLE; encoded by the coding sequence ATGTTGTCATTACTTCGTTTGAGAAGTGCCATAGCATATGCTGGTAGGAGATATTTGAGGGTGAATCTTTTGCCAGTGTCATACAGTGCTCTTTCAGATGCTACTGATGGGTTTTCTTCAAGAAATTTGATTGGTGTTGGTAGTTTTGGGTCCATTTACAAAGTAGCTCTTGTTACCCCATTTGATGGAACTTACCTTTTTTTGGCCAAGTATGATAGAGTTCATCTAGTTGCTGTGAAGGTGTTTAACCTGTCACGCCATGGAGCATCTAGGAGTTTCATAACCGAACGTGACATGTTCAGAAATATCAGGCATCGAATTGTGGTCAAGATTGTAACTGCATGCTCTCATGTCGATTTTTATGAGAATGAATTCAAGGCTCTGGTGTATCAGTACATGGAGAAGGGGAGCTTAGAGTAG
- the LOC133718644 gene encoding uncharacterized protein LOC133718644 isoform X2, producing MEVLQLVFLDLLTVPLQISGLGIRCYSAFSYTTGDFANPTLIMVLAGNKADLEEKRKVGTELSEQLQGSSLVTGRKLGSPFRKLKSLLA from the exons ATGGAAGTTTTGCAACTCGTTTTTCTAGATCTGCTGACCGTACCTTTACAAA TTAGCGGATTAGGAATTCGTTGTTACTCAGCATTCAGCTATACCACAGGGGATTTTG CAAATCCAACTTTAATAATGGTTTTGGCTGGAAACAAGGCTGACTtggaagagaagagaaaagtagGGACTGAG TTGTCAGAACAGTTGCAAGGTTCAAGCCTTGTGACAGGGAGGAAGCTGGGATCCCCTTTCCGGAAACTCAAATCTCTTCTGGCATGA
- the LOC133718644 gene encoding uncharacterized protein LOC133718644 isoform X1, with protein MYSVSVSLMIFILFCITFFFGGVWEFAFSKPVSGLGIRCYSAFSYTTGDFANPTLIMVLAGNKADLEEKRKVGTELSEQLQGSSLVTGRKLGSPFRKLKSLLA; from the exons ATGTATTCAGTTTCGGTTTCGCTGATGATATTTATTCTCTTTTGTATTACCTTTTTTTTCGGCGGTGTATGGGAATTTGCCTTCTCAAAGCCAGTTAGCGGATTAGGAATTCGTTGTTACTCAGCATTCAGCTATACCACAGGGGATTTTG CAAATCCAACTTTAATAATGGTTTTGGCTGGAAACAAGGCTGACTtggaagagaagagaaaagtagGGACTGAG TTGTCAGAACAGTTGCAAGGTTCAAGCCTTGTGACAGGGAGGAAGCTGGGATCCCCTTTCCGGAAACTCAAATCTCTTCTGGCATGA